A genomic segment from Cytophagales bacterium encodes:
- a CDS encoding 30S ribosomal protein S5, giving the protein MSIVNIRKVKASEIDLTDKVVAVRRVAKVVKGGRRFGFSAVVVVGNGNGVVGYGLGKAREVADAITKGIDDAKKSLVKIPVVKGTIPHAMDGKYCGAKIMLKPASPGTGVIAGGAMRVVLESAGIKDCLAKSKGSSNPHNVSKATFEALTKLRDPYTIAQQRGISFSKLFDG; this is encoded by the coding sequence ATGTCAATTGTTAACATCAGAAAAGTAAAAGCAAGCGAAATAGACCTTACAGATAAGGTTGTTGCTGTTAGACGTGTAGCCAAAGTAGTAAAAGGCGGACGAAGATTTGGATTTTCTGCCGTTGTGGTTGTGGGTAATGGAAATGGCGTAGTCGGATATGGCCTGGGAAAAGCCAGAGAAGTTGCTGATGCTATCACCAAAGGTATAGATGACGCCAAGAAAAGCCTGGTCAAAATTCCTGTAGTGAAAGGAACGATACCACATGCTATGGATGGTAAATATTGTGGTGCAAAAATAATGTTGAAACCTGCTTCGCCTGGTACCGGTGTTATTGCAGGAGGCGCGATGAGGGTTGTGCTTGAAAGTGCCGGGATTAAAGATTGCCTGGCAAAGTCCAAAGGCTCATCCAATCCGCATAATGTGTCCAAAGCAACATTTGAAGCCTTGACCAAGCTGCGAGATCCCTATACCATTGCACAGCAAAGAGGCATTTCGTTCAGTAAGTTATTTGACGGCTAA
- the rpsS gene encoding 30S ribosomal protein S19, with protein sequence MARSLKKGPYIDYRLLKKIQKIEESGKKSVIKTWSRRSMISPDFVGHTFAIHNGNKFIPIYVTENMVGHKLGEFAPTRNFKAHSAKKDKGVRKEGRKK encoded by the coding sequence ATGGCACGCTCTTTAAAGAAAGGACCTTATATTGATTACAGACTTCTTAAAAAAATACAAAAAATAGAAGAGTCGGGTAAAAAATCTGTGATCAAAACGTGGTCACGGAGATCAATGATCTCACCTGATTTTGTTGGACATACGTTTGCCATTCATAATGGTAATAAATTTATTCCGATATATGTGACCGAAAATATGGTTGGTCATAAGCTAGGTGAATTTGCACCTACCAGAAATTTTAAGGCTCATTCTGCAAAAAAGGATAAGGGTGTAAGAAAAGAGGGAAGAAAGAAGTAA
- the rplN gene encoding 50S ribosomal protein L14, which produces MIQQESRLKIADNSGAKEALCIRVLGGTRKRYASVGDKIVVTVKSALSTSDLKKGTISTAVVVRTKKEIRRKDGSYIRFDDNAAVLLGQADEPRGTRIFGPVARELREKNFMKIISLAPEVL; this is translated from the coding sequence ATGATCCAGCAGGAATCAAGATTAAAAATCGCAGATAATAGTGGGGCAAAAGAAGCGCTCTGTATTCGTGTTTTGGGAGGAACCCGCAAAAGATATGCTTCTGTGGGCGACAAGATCGTTGTTACGGTAAAATCTGCTCTTTCAACCAGTGATTTAAAAAAAGGCACGATATCAACAGCTGTTGTAGTAAGAACTAAAAAAGAGATTCGCAGAAAAGATGGCTCTTATATCAGGTTTGATGATAACGCAGCCGTTTTATTAGGTCAGGCTGATGAGCCAAGAGGTACGCGTATTTTTGGCCCTGTTGCACGTGAATTACGTGAAAAAAATTTTATGAAAATTATTTCTTTAGCGCCTGAAGTACTATAA
- the rpsN gene encoding 30S ribosomal protein S14, whose amino-acid sequence MAKTSVKARQIKREKMVAKYAARRAELKKKGDWEALDKLPRDSSAVRLHNRCQLTGRPRGYLRRFGISRIAFRDLASKGKILGVTKASW is encoded by the coding sequence ATGGCAAAAACATCAGTAAAAGCACGTCAGATTAAAAGAGAAAAAATGGTTGCAAAGTACGCAGCCAGAAGAGCCGAATTAAAGAAAAAAGGCGATTGGGAAGCGCTTGATAAATTACCCCGTGATTCTTCAGCCGTGAGATTACATAACAGGTGCCAGCTTACAGGCAGGCCAAGAGGTTATTTACGAAGATTCGGCATTTCCCGTATTGCTTTCAGAGACCTGGCAAGTAAAGGTAAGATCCTTGGTGTTACTAAAGCAAGCTGGTGA
- a CDS encoding 50S ribosomal protein L15, with amino-acid sequence MNLSTLKPAKGSVKTRKRIGRGQGSGRGGTSTRGHKGAQSRSGYSRQRGFEGGQMPLQRRIPKFGFKNPNRIEYKVINLDTLQELIDRTSAKEVTPELLKQHGFMSSNDLIKILGRGNISAKIDVKAHAFSTSAKAAVEKAGGKVTKIQKS; translated from the coding sequence ATGAATTTAAGCACATTAAAACCGGCTAAAGGCTCTGTTAAAACAAGAAAAAGAATAGGAAGAGGGCAGGGGTCTGGCAGAGGCGGTACTTCAACCAGGGGGCATAAAGGCGCTCAATCAAGGTCTGGCTACTCCCGGCAGAGAGGATTTGAAGGCGGTCAAATGCCTCTTCAAAGAAGAATTCCAAAATTCGGCTTTAAAAACCCTAACAGGATAGAATATAAAGTGATAAACCTGGATACCTTGCAAGAACTAATTGATAGAACTTCAGCTAAAGAGGTCACCCCTGAATTATTAAAGCAGCATGGTTTTATGTCATCCAATGACTTGATCAAGATTTTGGGAAGAGGTAATATAAGTGCAAAAATTGATGTAAAAGCCCATGCATTTTCAACTTCTGCAAAAGCTGCTGTCGAAAAAGCCGGAGGTAAAGTAACCAAAATCCAAAAAAGTTGA
- a CDS encoding 50S ribosomal protein L18 has protein sequence MPVKKQLRRLRIKKGIRKKISGTADIPRLSVFRSNKDIYVQLIDDVAGRTLVSVSSTELSSKKGTKTEISKATGKQLAQKAVKKGISKAVFDRAGYLYHGRVKALAKGAREEGLKF, from the coding sequence ATGCCGGTTAAAAAACAGTTACGTAGATTACGAATAAAAAAGGGGATCAGAAAGAAAATATCAGGTACGGCTGATATTCCGAGACTTTCTGTATTTAGAAGTAATAAGGATATTTATGTCCAGCTAATTGATGATGTTGCCGGTCGTACTCTTGTTAGTGTTTCTTCAACAGAATTGTCGTCAAAAAAGGGTACGAAAACGGAAATATCAAAAGCTACGGGTAAACAATTAGCCCAAAAAGCTGTCAAAAAAGGAATATCTAAAGCTGTTTTTGACAGAGCAGGGTATCTTTACCATGGAAGAGTAAAAGCTTTGGCTAAAGGAGCCAGGGAAGAAGGGCTTAAATTTTAA
- the rpsC gene encoding 30S ribosomal protein S3, which translates to MGQKSNPIGNRLGIIKDWESTWYGGKNFAEKLIEDEKIRQYIYARLPKGAISKIIIERSLKKVILTINTARPGVVIGKGGTEVDKIKEELKRLTKKDIHINIFEIRRPELDARLVGESIAQQITSRISYRRAMKQAIASSMRVGAKGIKIKVSGRLGGAEMARTEEYKEGRIPLHTLRADIDYEVFPAHTVYGTIGIKVWIYKKEIFGKRDLSSNEGAPFASGAEGHRGKRERGGRRRGKHR; encoded by the coding sequence ATGGGACAAAAATCTAATCCGATCGGAAATAGATTGGGTATTATTAAAGACTGGGAATCTACTTGGTATGGCGGCAAAAATTTTGCCGAGAAATTGATTGAGGATGAGAAGATTCGCCAGTATATTTATGCAAGATTGCCTAAGGGCGCTATTTCTAAAATTATTATTGAAAGGTCTTTAAAAAAGGTCATTTTAACAATTAATACCGCCCGTCCGGGTGTTGTAATTGGTAAAGGAGGTACAGAAGTAGATAAGATCAAAGAGGAGTTAAAGCGTCTGACAAAAAAGGATATTCATATTAATATCTTTGAAATAAGACGGCCTGAATTAGATGCCAGATTAGTTGGCGAATCTATTGCTCAGCAAATAACTTCTCGTATTTCATACCGAAGAGCGATGAAACAGGCTATTGCATCTTCAATGAGAGTTGGAGCTAAAGGGATCAAGATAAAAGTTTCAGGCAGATTAGGCGGTGCTGAGATGGCCCGCACCGAAGAGTATAAAGAAGGAAGAATACCACTGCATACATTAAGGGCTGATATAGATTATGAAGTTTTTCCTGCCCATACCGTTTATGGGACAATTGGGATTAAAGTTTGGATTTATAAGAAAGAGATATTTGGAAAGAGAGACTTGTCATCTAATGAAGGTGCTCCCTTTGCATCAGGAGCAGAGGGCCATAGAGGTAAAAGAGAAAGAGGTGGAAGAAGAAGAGGAAAGCATAGATAA
- the map gene encoding type I methionyl aminopeptidase: protein MIFLKTDEEIELIRKSGDLLGRLHAELARLIQPGVTTIKLDQYAEEFIRDHGGSPSFKGYKTQGHRKGFPCSLCISVNDQVVHGIASENQLNEGDIVSIDCGILLNGFHSDSAYTYPVGIISDEVAHLLKITKESLYTGIEFALPGKRVGDISNAIQQYVEGVNYSVVRELVGHGVGRSLHETPEVPNYGKQGKGTKLKEGMVLAIEPMINLGLKEVVQENDGWTVRTADRKPSAHFEHTVAIKQGKADILTTFEYIENGINIEKQVESL from the coding sequence ATGATTTTTTTAAAAACTGATGAAGAGATTGAGCTAATCAGGAAAAGCGGTGATCTGCTGGGTAGGCTCCATGCAGAACTTGCAAGATTGATCCAGCCAGGTGTTACTACTATTAAGCTTGATCAGTATGCTGAGGAGTTTATCAGAGATCATGGTGGATCCCCTTCCTTTAAAGGTTATAAAACCCAAGGTCATAGAAAAGGCTTTCCGTGTAGTTTGTGCATCTCTGTTAACGATCAGGTTGTGCATGGAATAGCATCAGAAAATCAATTGAATGAGGGTGATATTGTATCTATAGACTGCGGTATTCTTTTAAATGGATTTCACAGCGATAGCGCTTATACATATCCCGTAGGAATTATTAGCGATGAAGTGGCCCATTTACTTAAGATAACCAAAGAATCTTTATATACAGGAATAGAGTTTGCTCTGCCAGGCAAAAGAGTAGGGGATATTAGCAATGCCATTCAGCAGTACGTTGAAGGTGTAAATTATTCTGTCGTAAGAGAGTTGGTTGGCCACGGTGTAGGAAGGAGCTTACACGAGACCCCTGAAGTACCAAATTACGGCAAACAGGGGAAAGGTACCAAGCTCAAAGAAGGCATGGTATTGGCCATTGAGCCAATGATTAATTTAGGGTTAAAAGAGGTGGTTCAGGAAAATGATGGCTGGACGGTAAGAACAGCAGATCGTAAACCTTCAGCTCATTTTGAACATACAGTTGCAATAAAACAAGGAAAAGCAGATATACTTACTACGTTTGAATACATTGAAAACGGGATAAATATCGAAAAACAGGTTGAAAGTTTGTGA
- the rpsQ gene encoding 30S ribosomal protein S17 produces the protein MEKDKPTRNLRKERVGTVKSNKMQKTITVHIERRVKHPMYGKFVKKSTKLLAHDEKNQCTVGDKVKIMETRPLSKRKRWRLVEIMEKAK, from the coding sequence ATGGAAAAAGACAAACCAACAAGAAATCTTAGAAAGGAAAGAGTAGGCACTGTTAAAAGCAATAAAATGCAAAAAACCATTACTGTTCATATAGAACGGAGGGTAAAACATCCTATGTATGGGAAGTTTGTGAAGAAATCTACAAAGCTATTGGCTCATGATGAGAAGAACCAGTGTACTGTGGGAGACAAAGTAAAGATCATGGAAACAAGACCTCTCAGTAAAAGAAAGCGTTGGAGATTGGTAGAAATAATGGAAAAAGCTAAATAA
- the rplB gene encoding 50S ribosomal protein L2, which yields MAAKKLRPVTPGQRFRIAPQFDTITSVIPEKSLLAPIKSSGGRNNTGKMTVRNRGGGHKRRYRIIDFKRNKFDIPAVVNTIEYDPNRSARIALLNYIDGEKRYIIAPEGLKTGQTVVSGKGIAPDLGNALPMSEIPLGTIIHNIELKPGKGAALARSAGSYAQLLAREGKYATIKLPSGEMRMVLITCFATIGSASNADHMNITLGKAGRNRWLGRRPRTRGVAMNPVDHPMGGGEGKASGGHPRSRTGLYAKGFKTRNKKKYSNRLIIKKRK from the coding sequence ATGGCTGCAAAGAAATTAAGACCGGTTACACCAGGACAGAGATTCAGGATTGCACCGCAATTTGATACGATCACCTCTGTAATTCCTGAAAAGTCTCTGTTGGCTCCTATCAAAAGTAGTGGTGGTAGAAACAATACCGGTAAAATGACAGTACGAAACCGTGGCGGAGGACATAAAAGGAGATACCGGATCATTGATTTTAAAAGAAATAAATTTGATATTCCAGCTGTTGTAAATACTATTGAATATGATCCGAACAGATCGGCCAGAATAGCATTATTAAACTATATTGATGGTGAAAAAAGATATATAATTGCTCCGGAGGGATTAAAAACCGGACAAACTGTGGTGTCTGGCAAAGGCATTGCACCCGATTTGGGTAATGCTTTGCCTATGTCTGAAATACCTTTAGGTACAATTATTCACAATATTGAATTAAAACCTGGTAAAGGTGCTGCATTAGCCAGGAGTGCTGGCAGTTATGCACAATTATTAGCGAGAGAGGGGAAATATGCAACTATTAAGCTACCCTCCGGAGAAATGAGGATGGTTTTAATAACTTGCTTTGCTACTATTGGGTCGGCATCAAACGCTGACCACATGAATATTACCCTGGGAAAAGCAGGGAGAAACAGATGGTTAGGCAGAAGACCCCGTACCAGGGGAGTTGCTATGAACCCTGTTGACCATCCTATGGGTGGGGGTGAAGGTAAAGCCTCTGGCGGTCACCCGCGTTCACGAACGGGTTTATATGCCAAAGGGTTTAAAACCAGGAATAAGAAAAAATATTCCAACAGGCTTATAATTAAGAAAAGAAAATAA
- a CDS encoding 50S ribosomal protein L24 — protein MKRKKNKQPKLYIKKDDNVKIIAGNNKGKTGRVLKMFPAQRQAIIEGISMVSAHMKKSENNPVGKIVKKEMPIHISNIMLIDPASGDPTRVGRKINKDGKLQRYSKQTGEFIKE, from the coding sequence ATGAAACGAAAAAAAAATAAACAACCTAAGTTATATATTAAAAAAGATGACAATGTTAAGATCATTGCCGGTAATAATAAGGGAAAGACCGGCAGGGTACTTAAAATGTTTCCAGCACAAAGGCAGGCGATCATTGAAGGAATTAGTATGGTTTCAGCGCATATGAAAAAAAGTGAAAATAATCCTGTTGGCAAAATTGTTAAAAAAGAAATGCCAATTCATATTAGTAACATAATGCTTATTGACCCTGCCTCGGGAGACCCAACCAGGGTAGGTCGTAAAATCAATAAAGACGGTAAACTACAACGATATTCCAAACAAACCGGAGAATTTATTAAAGAATAA
- a CDS encoding 50S ribosomal protein L6: MSRIGKQLIKMPEDVELSVSANNEVVVKGPKGTLSQVVDRDMKVNVNNGEVVVERPTEQKRHKAMHGLYRSLINNMVVGVTEGYKKELELVGIGYKAMCTGNVLELSLGYSHSIIFAVPEEVTVNAVTKKGKNPIVTLESIDKQLLGQIAAKIRSLRKVEPYKGKGIRYVGEEVKRKAGKT, from the coding sequence ATGTCAAGAATTGGAAAACAACTCATTAAAATGCCCGAAGATGTAGAACTTTCTGTTTCTGCAAACAATGAGGTAGTTGTAAAAGGCCCTAAAGGTACTTTAAGCCAGGTTGTAGATAGAGATATGAAGGTTAATGTTAATAACGGTGAGGTCGTAGTAGAAAGACCCACTGAACAGAAACGGCATAAAGCTATGCATGGCCTGTATCGTTCGCTTATCAATAATATGGTTGTTGGAGTAACTGAAGGTTATAAAAAAGAATTAGAATTGGTAGGAATTGGTTATAAAGCAATGTGTACGGGAAATGTGTTAGAATTGAGCCTGGGTTATTCGCATAGTATCATTTTTGCTGTGCCTGAAGAAGTTACGGTCAATGCAGTTACCAAAAAAGGAAAAAATCCAATAGTTACACTCGAAAGCATTGACAAGCAATTACTCGGACAGATCGCTGCCAAAATCAGATCACTGAGAAAAGTAGAACCTTATAAGGGTAAAGGGATAAGGTATGTTGGTGAGGAAGTGAAAAGAAAAGCTGGTAAGACTTAA
- the rpsH gene encoding 30S ribosomal protein S8, whose translation MTDPIADYLTRIRNAIKVNHRIVEIPASNLKKEMTKVLHDKGYIQNFKFENAPPQGSIKIALKYDPLTKLPAIASLKRISKPGLRKYTNADKLPRVLNGLGIAILSTSKGVISDKEARKLKIGGEVLCYVY comes from the coding sequence ATGACTGATCCAATAGCAGATTATTTAACCAGAATCCGTAATGCCATCAAGGTTAATCACAGGATTGTTGAAATCCCCGCTTCAAATTTGAAGAAGGAGATGACAAAAGTATTGCATGATAAAGGGTATATCCAAAACTTTAAATTTGAAAATGCCCCTCCGCAGGGTAGTATAAAAATAGCTTTAAAATACGATCCATTGACAAAATTGCCGGCAATTGCCAGCCTTAAGCGGATCAGTAAGCCCGGCTTGAGAAAATATACAAATGCTGACAAATTACCCCGGGTGCTCAATGGCCTTGGTATTGCTATTCTTTCTACTTCCAAAGGTGTTATCAGTGATAAAGAAGCAAGAAAACTGAAGATTGGGGGAGAAGTATTGTGTTATGTGTATTGA
- a CDS encoding 50S ribosomal protein L23, which yields MNILLKPMITEKATALTESGTYSFMVDKNANKIQIKNAVEKMYGVTVEKVRTVNHHGKKKTRQTKTINTVGRTPSYKKAYVMLTKGEMIDFYSTI from the coding sequence ATGAATATCCTGCTAAAACCAATGATTACTGAAAAAGCTACTGCATTAACTGAAAGCGGTACGTACAGCTTTATGGTAGATAAGAATGCTAATAAAATACAGATCAAGAATGCAGTTGAAAAAATGTATGGAGTTACGGTTGAAAAAGTAAGGACTGTCAATCACCATGGAAAGAAAAAAACAAGACAAACAAAAACGATAAATACTGTTGGAAGAACACCATCTTACAAGAAAGCTTATGTAATGCTTACAAAAGGTGAGATGATAGATTTTTATAGCACAATTTAA
- the infA gene encoding translation initiation factor IF-1 yields MAKQPSIEQDGLITEALSNATFRAKLENGHEVIAHISGKMRMHYIKILPGDKVKLEMSPYDLSKGRIVYRYKS; encoded by the coding sequence ATGGCAAAACAACCCTCTATAGAGCAAGACGGATTGATTACTGAAGCGCTATCTAATGCAACGTTTCGGGCTAAATTAGAGAATGGCCATGAGGTTATCGCTCATATTTCAGGAAAGATGAGAATGCATTATATTAAAATATTGCCCGGTGATAAGGTAAAATTAGAGATGTCACCTTATGACCTAAGCAAAGGTAGAATTGTTTATAGGTACAAAAGTTGA
- a CDS encoding 50S ribosomal protein L22, with product MEAVARLRKVPTSPRKMRFVADLIRGEQVNRALNILKFEPKQGTERLEKLLLSAIANWQQKNSDIKLEDAELYIKEISVDSGRMLKRFRPAPHGRANRIRKRSNHVTLVIDSLALDKKKDNNGQKDNKEKIEKNKK from the coding sequence ATGGAAGCCGTTGCCAGATTGAGAAAAGTTCCTACATCTCCCCGTAAGATGCGGTTTGTTGCAGATCTTATAAGAGGAGAGCAGGTCAACAGGGCTTTGAATATTCTTAAATTTGAGCCAAAACAGGGTACAGAAAGACTTGAAAAACTTTTGCTTTCGGCTATCGCAAACTGGCAGCAAAAAAATAGTGATATCAAATTAGAAGATGCGGAACTTTATATAAAAGAAATCAGTGTAGATAGTGGCAGGATGCTGAAAAGATTCAGACCTGCACCTCACGGGCGAGCGAATAGAATAAGGAAAAGGTCTAACCATGTCACCTTGGTAATTGATAGTTTGGCTTTGGATAAAAAAAAGGATAATAACGGGCAAAAAGATAATAAGGAAAAAATTGAAAAAAATAAGAAATAA
- the rplE gene encoding 50S ribosomal protein L5, producing the protein MAAPRLKEKFYKEIVPALKERFQYKTHMQVPRIEKICINKGIGIAVADKKLIDAGVEELSQITGQRAVPTAAKKSISNFKLRDGMLIGTKVTLRGDKMYEFMDRLVTVVLPRVRDFRGISAKGFDGRGNYTLGVKEQIIFPEISIDKVNRITGMNITFVTSTNDDKASMELLKEMGMPFEK; encoded by the coding sequence ATGGCCGCCCCAAGGTTAAAAGAGAAATTTTATAAAGAAATTGTGCCTGCGTTGAAAGAGAGGTTTCAATATAAAACCCACATGCAGGTTCCCAGGATAGAGAAGATCTGTATCAATAAAGGTATTGGCATTGCTGTTGCTGACAAAAAGCTTATTGATGCCGGAGTTGAAGAATTATCTCAAATAACCGGACAACGAGCGGTTCCTACAGCAGCTAAAAAATCGATCTCAAATTTTAAACTGCGTGATGGCATGCTAATCGGTACCAAGGTAACATTGCGCGGTGATAAAATGTATGAGTTTATGGACAGGCTTGTCACGGTTGTCCTGCCCCGTGTCAGAGATTTCAGGGGCATATCTGCCAAAGGATTTGACGGGAGGGGCAACTATACATTGGGTGTGAAAGAGCAAATAATATTTCCCGAGATAAGCATTGATAAAGTAAACAGGATTACAGGTATGAATATCACCTTTGTTACATCTACCAATGATGATAAAGCGAGTATGGAATTATTGAAAGAAATGGGGATGCCGTTTGAGAAGTAA
- the secY gene encoding preprotein translocase subunit SecY, translating into MKKFITTIINIFTIEELRGRIINTIGFLAIFRLGSFIVLPGIDPSVIAAQGPAEGILGFLDTFLGGAFNRASIFALGIMPYISASIVMQLLTVAVPYFQKLQKEGESGRRKITQITRILTIGICLMQSVGYITATIPQEAILIENRAFFSFSSMIILTSGTMFCMWLGERITDKGIGNGISMLIMIGIISRFPGAIVAEGATRGLDGALMFVIELVAFFFVVMAVVLLTTATRKIPVQYAKQVVGNKVYGGQRQYIPLKVNAAGVMPIIFAQALMFLPVMLAGIWADTSDIAGSIGAAFGDFTSWQYSLTFGILIIVFTYFYTAITINPNQIADDMKRNGGFIPGVKPGKQTSEFIDTVLTRITLPGSIFLAIVAIMPAFASLSEVSREFSQFYGGTSLLIMVGVILDTLQQVESYLLMRHYEGMMKSGRLKGRTQNVAGT; encoded by the coding sequence ATGAAGAAGTTCATAACTACCATAATAAACATTTTTACGATTGAAGAACTCAGAGGTCGGATCATTAATACTATAGGGTTTTTGGCTATTTTCAGGCTTGGCTCATTTATTGTTTTACCAGGAATAGATCCGAGTGTTATTGCGGCTCAAGGTCCGGCAGAAGGGATCCTGGGATTTTTAGATACTTTTTTAGGTGGTGCATTTAACAGGGCTTCCATTTTTGCATTAGGCATCATGCCTTACATATCAGCTTCAATCGTAATGCAATTGCTCACCGTTGCTGTGCCCTATTTTCAGAAATTACAAAAAGAGGGGGAGTCCGGAAGAAGAAAAATTACACAAATTACACGTATTTTAACAATTGGTATATGTTTAATGCAGTCTGTTGGCTATATTACCGCCACAATTCCACAAGAGGCAATATTGATAGAAAACAGGGCATTTTTCAGCTTTTCATCTATGATAATTCTGACCTCCGGTACCATGTTTTGTATGTGGCTCGGTGAAAGGATTACAGATAAGGGTATCGGAAATGGTATTTCAATGCTCATAATGATTGGGATCATCTCAAGGTTTCCGGGAGCTATAGTTGCCGAAGGTGCTACAAGAGGTTTAGATGGGGCTTTAATGTTTGTTATTGAGCTGGTTGCGTTTTTTTTCGTAGTGATGGCAGTTGTACTATTGACAACAGCTACAAGAAAAATCCCGGTTCAATATGCTAAACAGGTAGTTGGAAACAAGGTGTATGGAGGTCAAAGACAATACATCCCTCTGAAAGTGAATGCTGCCGGTGTAATGCCTATTATCTTTGCTCAGGCATTAATGTTTTTGCCCGTGATGCTTGCCGGAATATGGGCAGATACCAGTGATATTGCAGGCTCTATCGGGGCTGCTTTTGGTGACTTTACTTCCTGGCAATATAGTTTAACGTTCGGTATCTTAATCATCGTCTTCACATACTTTTACACTGCAATCACTATTAATCCTAATCAGATAGCAGACGATATGAAACGAAATGGCGGATTTATTCCGGGTGTTAAACCTGGTAAACAAACATCAGAATTTATTGATACAGTTTTGACCCGCATCACACTTCCCGGATCAATATTCCTGGCGATTGTTGCCATAATGCCGGCTTTTGCCAGTCTTTCTGAAGTAAGCCGGGAATTTTCACAATTTTATGGTGGCACTTCCTTGTTGATCATGGTAGGAGTGATCCTGGATACATTGCAGCAAGTAGAAAGCTATTTGTTAATGAGGCATTATGAAGGTATGATGAAATCAGGTAGATTAAAAGGACGTACACAAAACGTTGCTGGAACATAA
- the rpmD gene encoding 50S ribosomal protein L30: MSKVKITQIRSIIGRTERQKRTIQALGLGKINKSVEVENTPQIAGMINKVAHLIKVEGN; the protein is encoded by the coding sequence ATGTCAAAAGTAAAAATTACTCAAATAAGAAGCATTATTGGCAGGACCGAAAGGCAAAAAAGAACCATTCAAGCATTAGGTTTGGGGAAAATCAACAAAAGTGTAGAAGTTGAGAATACACCACAAATTGCGGGCATGATAAATAAAGTTGCCCATTTAATTAAAGTTGAAGGGAATTAG
- the rplP gene encoding 50S ribosomal protein L16 has protein sequence MLQPKKTKYRKKQKGRIKGLAERGHTIAFGSFGIKTLEPAWITARQIEAARIAVTRKMKREGQVWIRLFPDKPLTKKPAEVRMGKGKGAPESWVAVVKPGRILFEIDGITLQLGKEALRLAAQKLPVRTKFVVRRDYVE, from the coding sequence ATGTTACAACCAAAAAAAACAAAGTATAGAAAAAAACAAAAAGGGAGGATAAAAGGCTTGGCGGAAAGAGGGCATACCATTGCTTTTGGTTCTTTTGGGATAAAAACATTGGAACCTGCCTGGATCACTGCACGACAGATTGAAGCTGCCCGTATCGCAGTGACAAGGAAAATGAAAAGAGAAGGACAGGTTTGGATAAGGTTATTCCCTGATAAACCTTTAACGAAAAAACCTGCTGAAGTGCGTATGGGCAAAGGTAAAGGTGCACCTGAATCATGGGTGGCGGTGGTGAAACCCGGAAGAATCTTATTTGAGATCGATGGGATTACTCTTCAGCTCGGTAAAGAAGCATTGCGCCTTGCTGCACAAAAATTACCGGTTAGAACAAAATTTGTGGTTCGCAGAGATTACGTTGAATAA
- a CDS encoding 50S ribosomal protein L29, translated as MKNSEIRLLTLEELKEKIITEQDTLQRLKFSHAITPIENPMRIKVTKRLIAQLKTELNTKQLKWKKTNQQEILERKE; from the coding sequence ATGAAAAATTCTGAAATAAGGCTGCTAACGTTAGAAGAATTAAAGGAAAAGATTATCACCGAACAAGATACGTTGCAAAGGCTAAAATTTTCTCATGCTATTACTCCAATAGAAAACCCTATGAGAATAAAAGTAACTAAAAGATTGATAGCACAACTTAAGACCGAATTGAACACAAAACAACTAAAATGGAAAAAGACAAACCAACAAGAAATCTTAGAAAGGAAAGAGTAG